Proteins encoded by one window of Agrobacterium vitis:
- a CDS encoding acyl-CoA dehydrogenase family protein, whose protein sequence is MLFPEVKKKGSAEVLATLRQLDLAMGDPWDTAAPASFAQIMADDEAERFPARPYDALVGESISQWLVPEGAGGMMFSYPESLQMYRAIARRDMTLATIAILPFIGYLAIVTCGTEEQIREYGRFVASGGSISWGLSEGRHGSDLLTNETTAIKDGEFYRVNGEKWPIGFADRAGAMIVHARTDEAISPVSHTMLIVDRSHLERKNYRVLPNERLYGVRGLPLGGVRYEDAKVPVGQVLGREGAGLEVSLKSQQSLRLGVAAMCLGAVDTGLRLAYGFAANRSLYGNQKVIELPVSRRQIADAYTDLMISEIMVASATRLVHCLPRQLFLYSSISKYLVPKRLEQSLQSLATVIGARFYMRDGFGHGVFQKLLRDIGMTGFVDGNSYVNMRVVGSQMELALGKALAAREQPFDAARRALLDDIYDIRRPIGPPRWSKLGLSGNGDDISLAGLPDALRELKPLVSESEYALAVSVMDEVVKLDQARREAQARLGRGFSNSANFYALTDRYCSLNAAACCIQFAVANAGGMPASLPDGSGWLGYCLKRIMHWMYPTEFLPEPEDVSGLIEVIGDLYQSNRAFSVFPFEYAGSRESMEQGGKLLTNS, encoded by the coding sequence ATGCTATTTCCCGAGGTGAAGAAAAAAGGGTCTGCCGAGGTCCTGGCGACATTGCGGCAGCTGGATCTGGCCATGGGCGATCCGTGGGATACGGCAGCACCGGCCTCCTTCGCGCAGATCATGGCCGATGATGAAGCAGAGCGGTTTCCCGCTCGTCCCTATGATGCGCTGGTGGGCGAAAGCATCAGCCAGTGGCTGGTGCCGGAAGGCGCTGGCGGCATGATGTTTTCCTATCCGGAATCCCTGCAAATGTACCGGGCCATTGCCCGCCGTGATATGACGCTGGCAACCATCGCCATCCTGCCCTTCATCGGCTATCTGGCAATTGTCACCTGCGGCACGGAAGAGCAGATCCGCGAATATGGCCGCTTCGTCGCCTCTGGTGGCTCGATTTCCTGGGGGTTGAGCGAAGGCCGCCATGGCAGCGACCTTCTGACCAACGAGACAACGGCGATCAAGGATGGTGAGTTCTACCGCGTCAATGGCGAAAAATGGCCGATTGGTTTTGCCGACCGTGCTGGTGCGATGATCGTCCATGCCCGCACCGACGAGGCGATTTCGCCGGTTTCTCACACCATGCTGATCGTCGATCGTAGTCATCTTGAGCGCAAGAATTACCGGGTTCTGCCCAATGAGCGTCTTTATGGCGTGCGCGGCCTGCCGCTGGGCGGGGTGCGCTACGAAGATGCCAAGGTGCCGGTTGGTCAGGTGCTTGGCCGCGAAGGCGCGGGGTTGGAAGTGTCGCTGAAAAGCCAGCAATCCCTGCGGCTTGGCGTGGCCGCCATGTGCCTCGGCGCCGTCGATACCGGCTTGCGGCTGGCCTATGGCTTTGCTGCCAATCGAAGCCTCTATGGCAACCAGAAGGTGATCGAATTGCCGGTCAGCCGTCGCCAGATCGCCGATGCCTATACCGATCTGATGATTTCGGAAATCATGGTCGCTTCCGCCACCCGGCTGGTGCATTGCCTGCCCCGCCAGCTTTTCCTCTATTCCTCGATTTCCAAATATCTGGTGCCGAAGCGGCTGGAGCAATCGCTGCAAAGCCTGGCAACCGTGATCGGCGCGCGCTTCTACATGCGCGATGGCTTCGGCCACGGCGTCTTCCAGAAATTGCTGCGCGATATCGGCATGACCGGCTTTGTCGATGGCAATAGCTATGTGAATATGCGCGTCGTTGGCAGCCAGATGGAACTGGCACTTGGCAAGGCGCTGGCCGCTCGTGAACAGCCGTTCGATGCAGCGCGCCGGGCATTGCTGGATGATATCTACGATATCCGCCGTCCGATTGGGCCGCCGCGTTGGAGCAAGCTCGGCCTCTCCGGCAATGGCGATGATATCAGTCTGGCGGGCCTTCCCGATGCACTGCGTGAGTTGAAGCCGCTGGTGTCAGAGAGCGAATATGCGCTGGCAGTGAGCGTGATGGATGAGGTCGTCAAGCTGGATCAGGCCCGGCGCGAGGCTCAGGCGAGACTCGGTCGTGGATTTTCCAACAGCGCCAATTTCTATGCATTGACGGACCGCTATTGCAGCCTGAATGCCGCCGCCTGCTGCATCCAGTTTGCCGTGGCCAATGCCGGTGGCATGCCTGCTTCTCTACCGGATGGATCGGGCTGGCTTGGCTATTGCCTGAAGCGGATCATGCACTGGATGTACCCGACCGAGTTCCTGCCGGAGCCGGAAGACGTGTCCGGCCTGATCGAGGTGATCGGTGATCTCTACCAGTCCAACCGGGCGTTCTCGGTCTTCCCCTTCGAATATGCGGGAAGCCGTGAAAGCATGGAACAGGGCGGCAAGCTGCTGACCAATAGCTGA
- a CDS encoding acetamidase/formamidase family protein, translated as MCIACTHTIHRAQHHFGWDRDFKPALVAKPGETILFECMDASGGQLSADATPASLATLDFAGINPVSGPVYIEGAMPGDVVKVSIRKFHPSGLGWTANIPGFGLLADQFKDPALHIWHYDAVSMAPALYGPGGKVPLKPFAGTIGLAPADPGPHSVVPPRRVGGNLDIRDLAAGVTLYLPVEVEGGLFSVGDTHAAQGDGEVCGTAIESRMDVELTLDLVKGMALQSPRFTVTEPVTRHLDGAGYEVTTGIGPDLMTGAREAVMRMVDLLAAEHGMAPVDAYMLCSVCGDLRISEVVDMPNWVVSFYFPRIVFA; from the coding sequence ATGTGCATCGCCTGCACCCACACCATCCACCGCGCCCAGCATCACTTCGGCTGGGACAGGGATTTCAAACCGGCGCTGGTCGCAAAACCAGGCGAAACAATCCTGTTTGAATGCATGGATGCCTCCGGCGGCCAGCTCAGCGCCGATGCAACGCCTGCGAGCCTTGCGACCCTGGATTTTGCCGGGATCAACCCGGTTTCCGGCCCGGTTTATATCGAGGGCGCCATGCCCGGCGATGTGGTCAAGGTCTCCATCCGCAAGTTTCATCCCTCCGGTCTCGGCTGGACCGCCAATATTCCGGGCTTTGGCCTGCTGGCCGATCAGTTCAAGGACCCGGCCCTGCATATCTGGCACTATGATGCGGTGTCCATGGCCCCTGCCCTATACGGCCCAGGCGGCAAAGTGCCGCTAAAACCCTTCGCCGGAACCATCGGGCTTGCGCCAGCCGATCCCGGTCCGCATTCGGTCGTGCCACCGCGCCGAGTTGGCGGCAATCTCGATATCCGCGATCTCGCGGCGGGCGTGACGCTTTATTTGCCGGTTGAGGTCGAGGGCGGATTGTTTTCGGTCGGTGACACCCATGCTGCGCAAGGCGATGGCGAAGTGTGCGGCACCGCCATCGAAAGCCGGATGGATGTGGAACTGACACTGGATCTGGTGAAGGGCATGGCCCTGCAAAGCCCGCGCTTCACCGTCACCGAACCCGTCACCCGGCACCTGGACGGCGCGGGCTATGAGGTAACGACAGGCATTGGGCCTGACCTGATGACCGGCGCCCGCGAGGCGGTGATGCGGATGGTCGATCTTCTGGCCGCCGAGCATGGCATGGCACCGGTCGATGCCTATATGCTTTGCTCGGTCTGCGGCGATCTCAGAATCAGCGAAGTGGTCGATATGCCGAACTGGGTGGTGAGCTTTTATTTCCCCCGGATCGTTTTTGCCTGA
- a CDS encoding ABC transporter ATP-binding protein, translated as MSETSHTTPLLSTQDLTKSFTVGKTMRPGSGKLLRAVEGISLDVYPTETLGLVGESGSGKSTLGRCLTRLYDVSGGSLTFDGQDITKVDGKALKSVRRKMQMIFQDPSASLNPRRKVRDVLSEVLKVHKIREGGAIEDRLAELMDLVGLRREYLDRYPHEFSGGQRQRIGIARALAVEPKMIVADEPVSALDVSVQAQIVNLFSELREKLDLTYVFIAHDLAVVRQVSTRVAVMYLGSIVEIGDTDALYANPSHPYTQALLSAIPQPHKRDKRERILLTGEIPSPLNPPGGCKFSTRCPYAKDICRDLRPPLTPASAERKVACHFPLD; from the coding sequence ATGAGCGAGACATCTCACACCACGCCCCTGCTCTCGACACAGGATCTCACCAAGAGTTTCACTGTCGGCAAGACCATGCGTCCCGGCTCCGGCAAACTGCTGCGCGCCGTCGAAGGCATCAGCCTCGACGTTTATCCCACAGAGACCCTGGGGCTTGTCGGCGAATCCGGCTCCGGCAAATCGACGCTCGGACGCTGCCTGACACGGCTCTATGATGTCAGCGGTGGATCGCTGACCTTTGACGGACAAGACATTACCAAGGTGGACGGCAAGGCGCTGAAATCGGTGCGGCGCAAGATGCAGATGATCTTCCAGGACCCCTCCGCCTCGCTCAATCCGCGCCGCAAGGTGCGCGATGTGCTGAGCGAAGTGCTGAAGGTCCATAAGATCCGCGAGGGTGGCGCTATCGAGGACCGGTTGGCCGAGCTGATGGATCTCGTCGGGCTCCGGCGTGAATATCTGGACCGCTATCCGCATGAATTTTCCGGCGGCCAGCGCCAGCGGATCGGCATTGCCCGGGCCTTGGCGGTCGAGCCGAAGATGATTGTCGCCGACGAGCCGGTGTCGGCGCTCGATGTGTCGGTGCAGGCGCAGATCGTCAACCTGTTCAGTGAGTTGCGCGAAAAACTCGACCTCACCTATGTGTTCATTGCACATGATCTGGCCGTGGTGCGGCAGGTCTCAACGCGGGTGGCGGTGATGTATCTCGGCTCCATCGTCGAGATCGGCGACACGGATGCGCTCTATGCCAATCCCAGCCATCCCTACACGCAGGCGCTGCTGTCGGCCATTCCGCAGCCGCATAAGCGTGACAAGCGCGAACGCATCCTGCTGACGGGCGAGATTCCAAGCCCGCTCAATCCGCCCGGCGGCTGCAAGTTTTCCACCCGCTGTCCTTATGCAAAGGATATCTGCCGCGACCTGCGGCCACCGCTGACGCCTGCCTCGGCAGAGCGCAAGGTCGCCTGTCATTTTCCGCTGGATTGA
- a CDS encoding ABC transporter ATP-binding protein: MTQTEKPLLLDVNGLSVSFATDRGYVRAVRDVSFSVREGEILSVVGESGSGKSVTLLSLLGLHDRKTTRVDGTVTFRGQRILEMSASQMRRIRGKQIGLISQDPMTALNPVKSVGWQIAEQIRAHEPISARAARLRAIELLGEVGLSNPGEAVDRYPHQLSGGMRQRVVIAMALSCSPALLVADEPTTALDVTVQAQVLDLLIRLRKDFGSAIILITHDMGVVAEVADRVAVMYAGRIVERGTTDQIFSTPMHPYSWGLMASIPPLTGPRLKRLKSIPGMPPTPDSLTEGCGFAPRCMFAREGCAAHPPLRRMGEQSALCVLDGPEREAFRQDILPLETLA, translated from the coding sequence ATGACCCAGACCGAAAAACCCCTGTTGCTTGATGTCAACGGCCTCAGCGTCTCCTTCGCCACCGATCGCGGCTATGTGCGGGCCGTGCGCGATGTGTCCTTTAGCGTGCGCGAAGGTGAAATCCTGTCTGTCGTCGGTGAATCCGGCTCCGGCAAATCAGTGACCCTCTTGTCGCTGCTCGGCCTGCATGACCGCAAGACCACGCGGGTGGACGGCACTGTCACCTTTCGCGGCCAGCGCATTCTGGAGATGTCGGCAAGCCAGATGCGGCGCATTCGCGGCAAGCAGATCGGCCTGATTTCCCAGGACCCGATGACGGCGCTGAACCCGGTGAAATCAGTGGGCTGGCAGATCGCCGAACAGATCCGCGCCCATGAGCCGATCTCGGCACGGGCGGCAAGGCTGCGGGCCATTGAACTGTTGGGCGAAGTCGGCCTGTCCAATCCGGGCGAGGCCGTAGACCGCTATCCGCATCAACTGTCCGGCGGCATGCGCCAGCGCGTCGTCATCGCCATGGCGCTGTCCTGTAGCCCGGCGCTGCTGGTGGCCGATGAGCCGACAACGGCGCTGGATGTGACCGTCCAGGCACAGGTTCTCGACCTGTTGATCCGCTTGCGCAAGGATTTCGGCTCGGCGATCATTCTCATCACCCATGACATGGGCGTGGTCGCCGAAGTCGCCGACCGGGTGGCGGTGATGTATGCGGGCCGCATTGTTGAACGCGGCACCACCGACCAGATCTTCTCGACACCGATGCATCCCTATAGCTGGGGCCTGATGGCCTCGATCCCGCCTTTGACCGGACCACGCCTGAAGCGGCTGAAATCCATTCCCGGCATGCCACCCACGCCAGACAGCCTGACGGAGGGCTGTGGATTTGCACCGCGATGTATGTTTGCGCGGGAGGGCTGCGCGGCACATCCGCCGTTGCGGCGCATGGGAGAGCAATCGGCACTCTGCGTGCTGGACGGGCCGGAACGTGAAGCCTTTCGCCAAGACATCCTGCCACTGGAGACCCTGGCATGA
- a CDS encoding ABC transporter permease, with amino-acid sequence MIYALIQRFAQMIFVLFGISALVFLIFFATPGADPAARIAGRNASPETVQAIRKEFGFDRPLPVQYGIMMKRLFITQDLASFVNRGMKVVPQVTAAAPVTLSLVFGAAVLWVIGGIAVGVIAAMARDTALDRGLMVLALIGVSMPVYWLGEVMNLISQHRFHDTIFFSWVPSLGYKPFFSDPAGWFKTLIIPWCTLAALYIGIYGRVLRATLVESYQEDFIRTARAKGLSPSRVMLHHALRTSLIPFVTMFGLDFGALVGGSALLTEVVFGLNGVGRLTYQALLNLDLPMILGTVIYASFFVVIANALVDVVYVLIDPRVRGS; translated from the coding sequence ATGATTTATGCCCTCATTCAACGTTTCGCCCAGATGATCTTCGTGCTGTTTGGCATTTCGGCGCTGGTGTTCCTGATCTTTTTCGCCACGCCCGGCGCCGATCCTGCCGCCCGTATTGCCGGACGTAATGCCTCGCCGGAAACCGTGCAGGCGATCCGCAAGGAATTCGGCTTCGACCGGCCGCTGCCGGTGCAATATGGCATCATGATGAAACGGCTGTTCATTACCCAAGATCTCGCCTCCTTCGTCAATCGCGGCATGAAAGTCGTGCCGCAAGTGACGGCTGCTGCCCCCGTCACCCTGTCGCTGGTGTTCGGCGCCGCTGTGCTCTGGGTGATCGGCGGCATCGCGGTCGGCGTCATTGCCGCCATGGCCCGCGATACGGCACTGGATCGCGGATTGATGGTGCTGGCGCTGATCGGGGTTTCCATGCCGGTCTACTGGCTGGGCGAGGTGATGAACCTCATTTCCCAGCACCGCTTCCACGACACGATCTTCTTCTCCTGGGTGCCATCGCTTGGCTACAAGCCGTTTTTCAGCGACCCTGCAGGCTGGTTCAAGACACTGATTATCCCATGGTGTACACTGGCCGCCCTTTATATCGGCATCTATGGCCGGGTGCTGCGGGCAACGCTGGTCGAATCCTATCAGGAGGATTTCATCCGCACCGCCCGCGCCAAGGGCCTCAGCCCATCGCGGGTCATGCTGCACCATGCGCTGCGCACCTCACTCATTCCATTCGTCACCATGTTCGGGCTGGATTTTGGTGCGCTGGTCGGCGGCTCGGCGCTGCTGACGGAAGTGGTGTTCGGGCTGAACGGCGTCGGACGCCTGACCTATCAGGCCCTGCTCAATCTCGACCTGCCGATGATCCTCGGCACTGTCATCTACGCCTCCTTCTTCGTCGTCATCGCCAATGCCCTGGTTGATGTCGTCTATGTGCTGATCGATCCGCGCGTGCGGGGAAGCTGA
- a CDS encoding ABC transporter permease: MASPAQSNREPEPQPPRKAGGASPWHRAWRLLRRDKSAIAAAFVLLVIIASSLAAPLYASMVSGTDPFRSNLSGRVTIDGQRVKVMQASTEGLGLGVTPIGPTLKGPYLLGADSQGRDVAARLLYGGRNSLLISASSTLICLVLAAIVGISAGFFGGVTDMVLSRILDILWAFPVYLLAISLSIVLISQGITIGPIEINSSSLLLPIGIIGIIYVPYVARPVRGRVLSLKNSEFVLAAIGLGIPKWRILIKDILPNVSTTLIVFIPLMMALNIITESSLSFLSIGVQAPDASWGTIIQDGQGLLYTRPLVALAPGVAIVLCVLALNVLGDSVRDALDPRTKVI; encoded by the coding sequence ATGGCCAGCCCTGCCCAATCCAATCGAGAGCCTGAACCGCAGCCCCCCAGAAAAGCGGGTGGCGCCAGCCCGTGGCACCGCGCCTGGCGGTTGCTTCGAAGGGATAAATCGGCCATCGCGGCGGCTTTCGTGCTGCTGGTCATCATCGCCTCCAGCCTCGCCGCCCCGCTCTATGCCTCGATGGTATCGGGTACCGACCCGTTCCGCTCCAACCTCAGCGGCAGGGTGACAATCGACGGTCAGCGGGTGAAGGTCATGCAGGCGTCGACTGAAGGCCTTGGCCTCGGCGTTACCCCCATCGGGCCGACCCTCAAAGGCCCATACTTGCTTGGGGCCGACAGCCAGGGCCGCGATGTTGCTGCCCGCCTGCTCTATGGCGGACGCAATTCGCTGCTGATATCCGCATCATCAACCTTGATCTGTCTGGTGCTGGCCGCAATCGTCGGGATTTCGGCTGGCTTCTTTGGCGGTGTCACCGATATGGTGCTCTCGCGCATTCTCGACATTCTCTGGGCATTCCCGGTCTATCTTCTGGCCATTTCGCTGTCCATCGTGCTGATTTCGCAGGGCATTACCATCGGCCCTATCGAGATCAATTCCAGCAGCCTGCTGCTGCCCATCGGCATTATCGGCATTATCTACGTGCCTTACGTGGCGCGTCCGGTGCGCGGTCGGGTACTCTCGCTCAAAAACAGCGAATTCGTGCTGGCCGCCATCGGCCTTGGCATTCCCAAATGGCGTATCCTGATCAAGGACATCTTGCCGAATGTCTCGACAACACTGATCGTCTTCATTCCGCTGATGATGGCGCTGAACATCATCACCGAATCCTCGCTGTCCTTCCTCTCCATCGGCGTACAGGCCCCGGATGCCAGCTGGGGCACGATCATCCAGGATGGCCAGGGCCTGCTTTACACCCGTCCGCTGGTGGCCCTGGCGCCGGGCGTTGCCATCGTGCTCTGCGTGCTGGCGCTCAACGTGCTGGGTGACAGCGTGCGCGATGCGCTCGACCCGCGCACAAAAGTGATTTGA
- a CDS encoding ABC transporter substrate-binding protein encodes MTRSTKALSCKAGTFLATCLLAQTALSGISYAQDRAALMAQHRGGTMTLAAVSAAGTIDPAINYTGQYWQVLQMTNDGLVKFKQAAGTEGFKIVPDVAEAIPEPQDDGKTYVFKIRKGIMFSTGQELKPSDVAASFQRIFKVNGPTTGSFYNGIVGADKCIADAANCTLEGGVIADDAAGTVTIHLTQADSEFFDKMAVPHASILPADTPAKDAGTTPLPATGPYMIASYNPNEKMVLKRNPHFKEWSVDAQPDGYAEEIVYQFGMTEEATINAIQNGQVDWMFDTPPADRLPELGSKYAKQMHIDPLAAFWYLPMNTNLAPFNNIKVRQAVNYALDRDALVGLFGGDALASPTCQILPPDFPGYAPNCLYTKNPGESWSEPDMDKAKALIKESGTAGQKVTIIAEDNAVGRGIGTYVQSLLNELGYDASLKAISPNIEFTYIQNTNNNVQISVTQWYMDYPAASDFINVLLSCDSIHPGSDSSINIAGYCNKELDKQMQDTMALSIKDPKAADANWAKIDKAFMEQAPLAPLFTPKSVNFTSARLGNYLFNKQNRWVISQSWVK; translated from the coding sequence ATGACCAGATCGACCAAAGCCTTGTCCTGCAAGGCAGGCACATTTCTCGCAACCTGCCTTCTCGCCCAGACAGCACTTTCCGGTATCTCCTATGCGCAGGACCGGGCGGCGCTGATGGCCCAGCATCGCGGTGGCACGATGACGTTGGCCGCCGTTTCCGCAGCCGGTACCATCGACCCCGCCATCAACTATACCGGTCAATATTGGCAGGTACTTCAGATGACCAATGACGGCTTGGTCAAGTTCAAGCAGGCCGCTGGCACCGAGGGCTTCAAGATCGTGCCTGATGTGGCAGAGGCCATTCCCGAGCCGCAGGACGATGGCAAGACCTATGTGTTCAAGATCCGCAAGGGCATCATGTTCTCGACCGGCCAGGAATTGAAGCCGTCGGATGTGGCCGCCTCTTTCCAGCGTATCTTCAAGGTCAATGGTCCAACCACCGGCAGCTTTTACAACGGCATCGTCGGGGCCGACAAATGCATTGCCGATGCAGCAAACTGCACGCTTGAAGGCGGCGTGATTGCCGATGACGCGGCGGGCACCGTGACCATTCACTTGACCCAGGCGGATTCGGAATTCTTCGACAAGATGGCCGTGCCGCATGCCAGCATCCTGCCCGCCGACACGCCCGCCAAGGACGCTGGCACCACGCCGCTTCCCGCCACCGGCCCCTATATGATTGCCAGCTACAACCCCAATGAAAAAATGGTGTTGAAGCGCAATCCGCATTTCAAGGAATGGAGCGTCGATGCGCAGCCCGATGGCTACGCCGAAGAAATCGTCTACCAGTTCGGCATGACCGAGGAAGCCACGATCAACGCCATCCAGAACGGCCAGGTCGACTGGATGTTCGACACGCCGCCCGCCGATCGCCTGCCGGAACTGGGCTCGAAATATGCCAAGCAGATGCATATCGATCCGCTAGCTGCCTTCTGGTACCTGCCGATGAACACCAATCTGGCGCCATTCAACAATATCAAGGTGCGCCAGGCGGTAAACTATGCACTGGACCGCGACGCATTGGTCGGCCTGTTCGGCGGCGATGCGCTGGCCTCCCCGACCTGCCAAATCCTCCCGCCTGACTTCCCCGGCTATGCTCCCAACTGCCTTTACACCAAGAACCCCGGCGAAAGCTGGAGCGAGCCTGATATGGACAAGGCCAAGGCACTGATCAAGGAAAGCGGCACCGCTGGCCAGAAGGTAACGATCATTGCCGAGGATAATGCCGTTGGTCGCGGCATTGGCACCTATGTGCAGAGCCTGTTGAACGAGCTGGGTTATGACGCCTCGCTGAAGGCGATCTCGCCGAATATCGAGTTCACCTATATCCAGAATACGAATAACAACGTCCAGATCAGTGTCACGCAGTGGTACATGGATTATCCGGCAGCCTCGGACTTCATCAACGTTCTGCTGTCTTGCGACAGCATCCATCCGGGCAGCGATTCCTCCATCAACATCGCCGGTTACTGCAACAAGGAACTGGACAAGCAGATGCAGGACACGATGGCATTGTCCATCAAGGACCCCAAAGCAGCTGACGCCAATTGGGCCAAAATCGACAAAGCCTTCATGGAACAGGCACCGCTTGCACCGCTGTTCACGCCAAAGAGCGTCAACTTCACTTCGGCGCGGCTCGGCAATTACCTGTTCAACAAGCAGAACCGCTGGGTGATCTCGCAATCCTGGGTGAAATGA